One Lacipirellulaceae bacterium DNA window includes the following coding sequences:
- a CDS encoding glycosyltransferase, whose product MSTDAMLAEQLEDAPTTIPFQPTSTIKVLHVINGEHFSGAERVQDLLAVNLPRCGYEVGFACVKPDRFPETRESASPLFELPMRGRFDFACGRRVAQLVRDEQYALIHAHTPRSLLVGSIAAKLAGVPLIYHVHSPAGRDSTRRLANWANLWLERRSARRAARLVAVSPSVRQYMIEAGFPEEKVVYVPNGVPKIDVAPRTETPKSWTLGMAALFRPRKGIEVLLEALASVRSTGLDVRLRAIGPFETPEYESEVMALVEKLGVTDAVDWTGFVTDIPAELAEIDVSVLPSLFGEGLPMVVLEAMAAGVPVIASSVEGIPEAIRHRQEGLLVEPGSVSQLALAIEDLVGSPLIAHPEQHPIDYPAMSAAAQERHAERFSAEAMAANLAQVYDDVLGVSS is encoded by the coding sequence ATGTCCACTGACGCTATGCTTGCCGAGCAGCTTGAAGACGCCCCTACCACGATTCCTTTCCAGCCGACCAGTACCATCAAGGTGCTGCATGTGATCAATGGGGAGCATTTCTCAGGCGCCGAACGCGTGCAAGATTTGCTCGCGGTGAATCTGCCGCGCTGCGGATACGAGGTCGGTTTCGCCTGCGTGAAGCCCGACCGTTTCCCCGAAACACGAGAATCGGCGAGCCCGCTCTTTGAGCTACCGATGCGGGGCCGTTTCGATTTCGCTTGCGGTCGTCGCGTGGCTCAACTCGTGCGGGACGAGCAGTATGCGCTCATTCACGCTCACACACCGCGCTCATTGCTGGTGGGCAGCATCGCTGCGAAGCTCGCGGGCGTGCCCTTGATCTATCACGTTCACAGCCCAGCGGGGCGCGACTCGACGCGTCGCCTGGCCAACTGGGCAAACCTGTGGCTTGAGCGTCGCTCCGCTCGGCGTGCGGCACGACTTGTCGCCGTGTCGCCAAGTGTCCGGCAATACATGATCGAGGCAGGATTCCCGGAAGAGAAAGTGGTTTACGTTCCCAATGGCGTTCCGAAGATCGACGTAGCCCCGCGCACCGAAACGCCAAAGAGTTGGACCCTCGGCATGGCCGCGCTGTTTCGCCCGCGGAAGGGCATTGAAGTGCTGCTCGAAGCATTAGCTTCGGTGCGATCCACGGGGCTTGATGTTCGGCTACGTGCGATCGGCCCATTCGAGACTCCCGAGTACGAATCGGAAGTAATGGCCCTTGTCGAGAAGCTCGGCGTCACTGATGCGGTCGATTGGACCGGCTTTGTGACGGATATCCCTGCCGAGTTAGCCGAGATCGACGTCAGCGTTCTCCCGAGTCTTTTCGGCGAGGGTTTGCCGATGGTTGTCTTGGAAGCGATGGCCGCGGGCGTCCCAGTAATCGCCAGTTCGGTCGAAGGCATCCCTGAGGCAATCCGACATCGCCAGGAGGGACTGCTCGTTGAACCGGGCAGCGTGAGCCAGTTGGCCCTGGCGATCGAAGACCTGGTTGGCAGCCCACTGATCGCCCACCCTGAGCAACACCCGATCGACTACCCCGCCATGAGCGCCGCTGCTCAAGAGCGACATGCGGAGCGCTTTTCTGCCGAGGCGATGGCGGCGAATCTTGCTCAAGTCTATGACGATGTCCTCGGAGTGAGCTCCTGA
- a CDS encoding zinc ribbon domain-containing protein, translated as MPLYEFICRDCDEEQELLVRGEEQPECEQCGSKKLLKKLSVVAGTTQVISDPTPPSGSCGTGCGCFPG; from the coding sequence ATGCCGCTCTACGAGTTCATTTGCCGAGATTGCGACGAGGAGCAGGAATTACTTGTTCGCGGTGAGGAGCAGCCCGAGTGCGAACAGTGCGGCAGCAAGAAGCTGCTCAAAAAGCTCAGCGTCGTGGCTGGAACGACTCAAGTGATCAGCGACCCCACTCCACCAAGTGGCAGTTGCGGCACCGGTTGCGGGTGCTTTCCAGGGTGA
- a CDS encoding NfeD family protein has product MTLLDPLGWAVVFMLVGCGLIVLEVFIPSGGVISFFALVAFSASLVMAFRKDVTTGLSFIAIALVAVPTVVGLAFKAWPHTPMGKAFLGELPDEQETKPHDPRRELVGKVGVAKTKMIPSGDVLVDNRLLDAVSQGRAIEPGEAVVVVEVSSNRVVVRRAEQHEAAGLATSEKDLLNKPIEEFGLEGIDELNES; this is encoded by the coding sequence ATGACGCTTCTCGATCCGCTTGGCTGGGCTGTGGTTTTCATGTTGGTGGGCTGCGGGCTCATCGTGCTGGAAGTGTTCATTCCCTCGGGCGGAGTGATTAGCTTTTTCGCCCTGGTTGCATTCTCGGCCAGTCTCGTAATGGCCTTCCGCAAGGACGTAACCACAGGGCTCTCGTTTATCGCCATTGCGCTGGTCGCCGTGCCGACGGTCGTGGGGCTCGCCTTCAAGGCGTGGCCTCACACGCCGATGGGTAAAGCGTTTCTTGGCGAGCTACCTGACGAGCAGGAAACCAAGCCGCACGATCCTCGCCGCGAGCTAGTTGGCAAAGTGGGCGTCGCCAAGACGAAAATGATCCCCAGCGGTGATGTGCTGGTCGACAACAGGCTCCTCGATGCGGTGAGCCAAGGCCGAGCCATCGAACCGGGTGAAGCGGTCGTGGTCGTCGAGGTCAGTTCCAACCGCGTGGTAGTCCGCCGCGCCGAGCAGCACGAAGCAGCCGGGCTGGCTACGAGCGAGAAGGATCTGCTCAATAAGCCGATCGAGGAGTTTGGGCTCGAGGGGATTGATGAGTTGAACGAATCTTAG
- a CDS encoding protein kinase, with protein MPAPESPRSEKDLSDPHETQRESPQSTKGGEAKHRGTHATRVPEPEEVRGERERFTILRPHADGGLGRVVVAYDWQLSREIALKEILPAHADDRVSRQRFLREAEITGALEHPGIVPVYSLGEFADGRPFYAMRFILGEDLRKAIEQFHGKKPTRLSDNFELRQLLGRFVDVCQAIDYSHHRGVVHRDIKPENIMLGDYGETLVVDWGLARPTDDTPTVTDAAETTVTRSGRLTSRSNHPQSTRKVSPSPQSNPSHTRDGQVVGTPAYMSPEQAVGRLDLLGPAADIYSLGATLYHLLTGSSPIDGSTSDILARVQRGHFPPPRERNPLVPKPLEAICLKAMHRQPEARYGSAAELALDLEHYLADERVEAFDEPLWMRTWRWVRNHRTAVLSTMAAATVALVALTAGVILLGAANQRERAAKDQATANYAESVKQRDRAEENFRLAQEAVREYYVQVSEETLLNQPGMQPLRNALLERSLAYFQRFLEQRKDDPSVRSELALAAYYVGQITETVDSPKAALPFYHQSLSHYETLFEESEVAAELKSAYARVLNAIGGAHQKMQELDEAEKFYRRALVEREAIAKNNTEDYQPARELANSLMNLATLSHLRQNYPDAIREMQHAQAIRQAHLTGDSPPLKLLRDSAMGYYNLAFTQLVSGANAEAERNFTSAEKTFKQLLEREPESLNHAHRLAMSQRKLGDLAGASGDESRAIRHYLQAESRLQTLVDKNPSVPKFAADLSSVLMNLGAQQSKVAAKTPALETLTRAATLLERLNEGESPTPRYRRDLAVTQRAIGELLIQLEREDEATEWLEKSRELLQQLVREFPGEVEYGELLQETLRQIEQIPSAG; from the coding sequence ATGCCTGCACCTGAGTCGCCACGTTCCGAAAAGGATCTTTCCGATCCCCACGAGACCCAACGCGAAAGCCCTCAGTCGACGAAGGGGGGCGAGGCGAAGCACCGCGGGACTCACGCCACACGTGTCCCCGAACCTGAAGAGGTGCGCGGGGAACGTGAACGCTTTACGATCCTGCGGCCCCATGCTGACGGTGGGCTGGGTAGGGTAGTCGTCGCTTACGACTGGCAGCTCAGCCGCGAGATCGCGCTCAAAGAGATTCTTCCCGCCCACGCGGACGATCGCGTCAGCCGTCAACGTTTTCTTCGCGAAGCCGAGATCACTGGGGCGCTTGAGCATCCGGGCATTGTCCCCGTGTATAGCTTGGGCGAGTTTGCCGACGGGCGACCGTTCTATGCGATGCGGTTTATTCTGGGTGAGGATCTTCGCAAAGCGATTGAGCAGTTCCACGGAAAGAAACCGACGCGCCTCTCAGACAATTTCGAGCTGCGGCAGTTGCTCGGCCGATTCGTTGATGTGTGCCAGGCAATCGATTACTCGCACCATCGGGGAGTCGTGCATCGCGATATCAAGCCCGAGAATATCATGCTCGGCGACTATGGCGAGACGCTCGTCGTGGACTGGGGACTCGCGCGCCCCACCGACGACACGCCAACGGTAACTGATGCCGCCGAGACGACGGTCACTCGCTCGGGACGACTGACCTCGCGATCGAATCACCCTCAGTCCACACGAAAGGTCAGCCCTTCCCCCCAATCGAACCCCTCGCACACCCGCGACGGCCAGGTGGTCGGAACGCCAGCTTACATGAGCCCCGAGCAGGCCGTTGGCCGTCTTGATCTCTTAGGGCCCGCCGCGGACATCTACAGTCTGGGGGCGACACTCTATCATTTGCTTACGGGATCCTCGCCGATTGACGGCAGCACCAGCGACATTCTGGCACGTGTCCAGCGGGGTCATTTTCCACCACCGCGCGAGCGGAACCCGCTCGTCCCTAAACCGCTCGAAGCGATTTGTCTCAAGGCAATGCATCGTCAGCCAGAGGCTCGTTACGGCAGTGCAGCGGAGTTGGCTCTTGATCTGGAGCATTACCTCGCCGACGAGCGAGTCGAAGCCTTCGACGAGCCGCTGTGGATGCGAACTTGGCGTTGGGTACGCAACCATCGCACAGCCGTGCTGAGCACGATGGCGGCTGCAACGGTGGCGCTCGTCGCGCTGACCGCGGGGGTGATTCTGCTAGGAGCCGCCAACCAGCGAGAGCGAGCCGCCAAAGATCAGGCGACTGCTAATTATGCGGAGTCTGTCAAACAGCGTGACCGTGCTGAGGAGAACTTCCGGCTCGCTCAGGAAGCGGTCCGCGAGTATTACGTGCAAGTCAGCGAAGAAACACTGCTCAATCAACCGGGAATGCAGCCTTTGCGAAACGCCCTGCTCGAACGTTCGCTTGCCTACTTCCAGCGATTCTTGGAGCAACGCAAAGACGATCCGAGTGTCCGCAGCGAGTTGGCTTTAGCCGCTTACTATGTCGGGCAGATAACCGAGACCGTCGATTCACCGAAGGCGGCTTTGCCGTTTTATCATCAATCGCTTTCGCACTACGAAACGTTATTCGAGGAGTCGGAAGTCGCTGCGGAGTTAAAGTCTGCTTATGCGCGTGTTCTGAACGCCATCGGCGGTGCCCATCAGAAAATGCAAGAGCTTGATGAAGCGGAGAAGTTTTATCGTCGAGCCTTAGTTGAACGAGAAGCGATCGCCAAAAACAACACGGAGGATTACCAGCCGGCACGGGAACTGGCGAACTCGTTGATGAATCTCGCAACACTGTCGCACCTGCGGCAAAACTATCCGGACGCGATTCGTGAAATGCAGCATGCCCAAGCGATTCGCCAGGCGCACCTCACGGGCGACTCACCGCCCCTCAAATTGCTGCGGGACTCAGCCATGGGCTATTACAATCTGGCCTTTACGCAGCTTGTCTCAGGAGCGAATGCTGAAGCGGAACGCAACTTCACTTCGGCAGAGAAGACCTTCAAACAACTGCTTGAGCGAGAACCCGAATCACTCAATCACGCGCATCGGCTAGCGATGAGCCAACGCAAACTGGGTGACTTGGCGGGTGCCTCAGGAGACGAAAGCCGAGCGATCCGCCATTACTTGCAAGCCGAAAGCCGCCTGCAGACGCTGGTGGACAAAAACCCAAGTGTCCCCAAGTTCGCTGCCGATTTGTCGAGCGTGCTGATGAATTTGGGCGCTCAACAGTCGAAAGTGGCAGCCAAGACGCCGGCGCTAGAGACGCTAACCCGTGCGGCAACGCTGCTTGAACGATTAAATGAAGGCGAAAGCCCCACACCACGCTATCGCCGTGACTTGGCAGTGACGCAGCGAGCCATCGGCGAGTTGCTCATTCAGCTTGAACGGGAGGATGAAGCGACAGAGTGGCTAGAAAAGTCACGAGAATTGCTGCAACAACTCGTGCGTGAGTTTCCTGGGGAAGTGGAGTATGGAGAGTTGTTGCAGGAGACGCTGAGACAGATCGAGCAAATCCCAAGTGCCGGTTGA
- a CDS encoding VTT domain-containing protein: MPNDLWKPLLLITVVLVLPLVLLAVWGEPFTEQLARWEESPPSHGVLALVIVGALASDVFLPIPSGPLCTLAGSVLGVWQGTLVGCVGMTLGATIAFALARRWGKPLAVRYSSAERIEELEDACRNHGPWMLAITRPLPIVAEACALLVGALQMPWRTFLVTTTICNGVLSLGYSLLGSQAVTQGWLPAALCMSVALPLLATWVWQRGLAR, translated from the coding sequence ATGCCCAACGATCTTTGGAAGCCGTTGCTACTGATTACGGTTGTGCTGGTTTTGCCGTTGGTGCTGCTGGCCGTTTGGGGAGAACCGTTCACGGAGCAGCTCGCACGTTGGGAGGAGTCTCCTCCGTCTCATGGGGTGCTGGCCCTTGTGATTGTGGGGGCACTCGCCAGCGATGTCTTTCTACCCATCCCCTCAGGACCTCTCTGCACATTGGCAGGGAGCGTATTGGGTGTTTGGCAGGGTACCCTGGTTGGCTGCGTGGGAATGACGCTTGGAGCAACGATTGCCTTTGCCCTGGCACGACGCTGGGGAAAGCCGTTGGCTGTTCGCTACTCATCGGCGGAGCGTATCGAGGAACTAGAAGACGCTTGCCGGAATCACGGCCCGTGGATGCTCGCCATCACACGGCCCTTGCCGATCGTTGCCGAGGCTTGTGCGCTGCTCGTTGGTGCGTTGCAGATGCCTTGGAGAACATTCCTTGTTACGACGACGATTTGCAATGGCGTTCTCTCGTTGGGGTACTCACTGCTTGGCAGTCAAGCGGTCACCCAAGGCTGGCTGCCTGCGGCGCTCTGCATGTCCGTCGCTTTACCGTTGTTGGCGACTTGGGTCTGGCAACGGGGCTTGGCGAGATAG
- the floA gene encoding flotillin-like protein FloA (flotillin-like protein involved in membrane lipid rafts), with product MSLPIAQLFEGGGNTVWLIILFALLIGFIIFIAIAARFMRLWIQSITTGAGIGIFDLFRMWFRKVNPTVITRSKIMAVQAGLDEYDGDITTKALEAHYLAGGNVPLVIRSIIAARKAKIIDLGFKQATAIDLAGRNILEAVQTSVYPRVIDCPSRESKRPSLDAIAKDGIQLKVKARVTVRANLDQLIGGATEETIIARVGEGIVSAIGSAPTHAHVLENPDSISKAVLARRLDSQTAFEIVSIDIADIDVGDNIGARLQADQAEADTRVARAKAEGKRAMAVSQEQENFAAIEENRAKLVSAEAEVPKAMAEAFRSGRLGILDYYKLKNVQADTDMRDAIATSGSRRN from the coding sequence ATGTCTCTCCCAATCGCCCAACTTTTCGAAGGTGGTGGCAACACCGTTTGGCTGATTATCCTCTTCGCGCTGCTGATTGGCTTTATTATCTTCATTGCCATCGCGGCTCGCTTCATGCGGTTGTGGATTCAGTCGATCACGACCGGAGCGGGTATTGGCATTTTCGACCTGTTCCGTATGTGGTTCCGCAAAGTGAACCCAACCGTTATTACCCGTAGCAAAATCATGGCCGTCCAGGCGGGCTTGGACGAATACGATGGCGACATCACCACCAAAGCCCTGGAAGCCCATTACCTGGCTGGTGGAAACGTGCCACTGGTGATTCGCTCGATCATTGCGGCCCGCAAGGCGAAGATCATCGATCTTGGCTTCAAACAGGCGACCGCGATCGACTTGGCCGGACGAAATATCCTCGAAGCCGTGCAGACAAGCGTCTACCCCCGCGTGATCGATTGCCCTTCTCGGGAATCGAAGCGACCTTCGCTGGATGCCATCGCCAAAGACGGCATCCAACTTAAGGTGAAAGCGCGCGTGACGGTGCGAGCAAATCTCGACCAGTTGATCGGCGGTGCGACCGAAGAAACCATCATCGCCCGCGTTGGTGAAGGCATCGTCAGCGCAATCGGCTCCGCCCCAACGCACGCCCATGTACTAGAGAACCCCGACAGCATCTCCAAAGCGGTGCTGGCTCGGCGGTTAGATTCCCAGACGGCGTTCGAAATCGTTTCGATTGACATTGCCGATATTGACGTCGGCGACAACATCGGAGCCCGCCTGCAGGCGGATCAAGCGGAAGCCGACACCCGTGTCGCCCGCGCGAAGGCCGAAGGCAAGCGAGCGATGGCCGTTTCTCAAGAGCAAGAGAACTTCGCCGCAATCGAAGAAAACCGAGCCAAGCTCGTCTCGGCGGAGGCAGAAGTTCCCAAAGCAATGGCCGAGGCGTTCCGGTCGGGGCGATTGGGAATTCTTGATTACTACAAGCTGAAGAACGTGCAAGCCGATACCGATATGCGAGACGCTATTGCCACTAGCGGCAGCCGACGCAATTAG
- a CDS encoding NfeD family protein, with protein MTSLRSIIWNTSLGLCFCALAFLSGTFPSGEATAQEAALDGEAPEQEVSSTPAALLPVPLPITGNADQSLRQSLLRVRDQLIAKAREQGDPNRPILVLRFEPKAADAAGGAGSQFERAFSLARFLASREMAEIKTIAYLPQTIRGHSVLPVIACEQILMASEAEIGEAGVDEREGLTATVRAAYQEIAETRRNVPLALVAAMLDPRAEVIQVESENRTLFLTADELEEFRKDSEVIAEETIVAPGALARFSGREGRQFGFVQRLADDLTTVARGLDIPVKALEIDRTLVEDRVPILLEIRGRITPSTASQLETLIGRELKRGANWIGVRIESSGGDLGASAALANILGRLDATVLTVAYVPSEARGGAALIALACDRLVMHPEATLAAGQPIAPPPKDNRKVAPENPFQVPNQKNENDEFDELSAALVSVRDLADVRRKSWSLLSATIDPSIEIFEYTNKTTGQTRLMSEAEAEQRKDSADWRRAAAPLVDGGSLKLEGNVAQQKGVATTVVENSDQLWQLYGFEEAPPLVETNWALQLIEALASPALATLLVMIGLAGLYIEVKTPGVGIGAFVAAVAFLLFFWSKSLDQTAGWLEALLFIAGLFFILLEVFVLPGFGIFGLGGGAMVILSLVLASQTFVIPRTEVQMGELRRSLTVVAGAFVGVIALGMTFRRYLPNAPVFNRIMLEPPAPEERIEQEHREVLADYSHLIGQGGVARTDLRPTGKALIADELVDVVAEGEPLDRGTSIIVVDAKATRVVVRAVG; from the coding sequence ATGACGAGCCTTCGCTCAATTATCTGGAACACGAGCTTAGGGCTGTGCTTCTGCGCGCTTGCATTCCTCTCTGGGACATTCCCCTCGGGCGAAGCGACCGCACAAGAGGCAGCACTGGACGGCGAGGCTCCAGAGCAAGAAGTCTCTTCGACGCCAGCGGCCCTCTTGCCCGTGCCGCTTCCGATTACTGGGAACGCGGACCAATCGCTGCGGCAAAGCTTACTACGTGTTCGCGATCAGTTGATTGCCAAAGCCCGGGAGCAGGGCGACCCCAATCGACCAATCTTGGTGCTTCGATTCGAGCCGAAGGCGGCTGATGCAGCGGGCGGAGCGGGAAGTCAATTTGAACGTGCCTTTTCGCTCGCGCGTTTTCTTGCCAGTCGCGAAATGGCGGAAATCAAGACGATCGCTTATCTCCCGCAAACGATTCGCGGGCACTCAGTGTTGCCCGTGATCGCCTGCGAGCAGATCCTGATGGCGTCGGAAGCCGAGATTGGCGAGGCCGGCGTCGACGAGCGCGAGGGCCTGACCGCCACGGTCCGTGCTGCGTATCAGGAAATCGCCGAGACACGCAGAAACGTTCCTCTCGCTTTGGTCGCCGCGATGCTCGACCCCCGAGCGGAGGTCATTCAAGTCGAAAGCGAGAACCGCACGCTTTTCTTGACCGCCGATGAGCTGGAAGAGTTTCGGAAGGACAGCGAAGTAATCGCGGAGGAAACCATTGTCGCCCCTGGGGCGTTGGCGAGGTTCTCGGGTCGCGAAGGGCGGCAGTTCGGCTTCGTCCAACGACTGGCCGACGACCTGACGACCGTCGCTCGTGGTCTCGACATTCCCGTCAAAGCATTGGAGATCGATCGCACGTTGGTCGAGGATCGCGTGCCGATCTTGCTAGAGATTCGTGGTCGTATCACGCCGAGCACCGCCAGCCAGCTAGAAACTCTCATCGGGCGCGAACTCAAACGAGGTGCGAATTGGATCGGCGTGCGGATCGAGAGCTCCGGCGGTGATCTTGGAGCGAGTGCCGCACTGGCCAACATCCTTGGTCGATTAGACGCGACCGTGCTGACCGTCGCTTACGTTCCTTCAGAAGCCCGCGGCGGAGCTGCGTTGATTGCACTGGCCTGCGACCGCTTGGTCATGCACCCCGAAGCAACGCTTGCCGCGGGTCAGCCGATCGCCCCGCCACCCAAAGACAATCGGAAGGTCGCCCCCGAGAATCCTTTCCAGGTTCCAAACCAGAAAAACGAGAACGACGAGTTCGATGAGCTTTCCGCAGCGCTTGTTAGCGTTCGCGATCTGGCGGACGTTCGGCGAAAGAGTTGGTCGCTCTTGAGCGCAACGATCGATCCCTCGATCGAGATCTTCGAGTACACCAACAAAACCACCGGACAGACGCGTCTCATGAGCGAGGCGGAAGCCGAGCAGCGTAAGGATAGCGCTGACTGGCGGCGGGCCGCTGCTCCACTTGTCGATGGTGGCTCGTTGAAGCTCGAAGGGAATGTGGCGCAACAGAAGGGAGTCGCGACGACCGTTGTCGAGAACTCGGACCAGCTCTGGCAGCTTTACGGGTTCGAAGAAGCTCCACCATTAGTCGAAACGAACTGGGCCTTACAACTCATCGAAGCACTTGCCTCTCCAGCTCTCGCGACCCTGCTGGTGATGATTGGCTTGGCCGGACTCTACATCGAAGTGAAGACGCCAGGCGTGGGCATCGGCGCTTTTGTTGCCGCCGTGGCTTTCCTCTTATTCTTCTGGAGCAAGTCGCTCGATCAAACGGCCGGTTGGTTGGAAGCGTTGCTCTTCATCGCCGGACTGTTCTTTATCTTGCTCGAAGTCTTCGTTCTGCCCGGCTTTGGCATCTTTGGGCTTGGTGGTGGGGCGATGGTCATCCTGTCCCTTGTACTTGCTAGCCAGACGTTCGTAATTCCGAGAACGGAAGTGCAAATGGGCGAGCTGCGCCGTTCGCTGACCGTGGTGGCCGGAGCCTTTGTGGGCGTGATTGCCCTGGGGATGACGTTCCGTCGGTACCTTCCCAATGCACCCGTATTTAATCGCATCATGCTCGAACCGCCTGCGCCGGAGGAACGCATCGAACAAGAGCACCGCGAGGTCCTTGCCGACTACTCGCATCTCATTGGCCAAGGGGGCGTCGCCCGCACGGACCTTCGCCCGACCGGCAAAGCACTGATCGCCGACGAACTGGTCGACGTCGTCGCCGAAGGCGAACCACTTGACCGCGGCACTTCAATCATCGTCGTCGACGCCAAAGCGACGCGCGTGGTGGTCCGTGCTGTGGGGTAG
- a CDS encoding TIGR03009 domain-containing protein: MFNFLRAVRLAFAVILSLVTAANAQTSPYQQPAQQRSQNVAATPQRYPQVDQPQIQQTQATTDARIADSRGLANGGVNRQPSYQPLDQRQPAGQLGQPIAPGVQQAVQAPPQQAPPFQLTDVERQFVRQILEMWENRSNEVKTFNADFVRWEYNHAFGGVDRAMTQSDGQLTYSKPDKGSFYIKKIHRWVAEVPKNTAKDAPGNWVEQKNEVGEHWVCDGKAIYEYVQRAKELRVQSIPPEMRGEAIVNGPLPFLFGAKADDLERRYWIRSKQSDPETIWLEAYPRWQADAANYRMVDVMLDRKTMLPKAIQVHEPNGQSRSAYMFKSPTINGKLDGLLGNIFSAPRTPLGWKRVVEPAPAAAQGSLPQAKQSQAIQR, encoded by the coding sequence ATGTTCAATTTCTTGCGTGCTGTTCGCTTGGCATTTGCCGTCATCCTAAGCTTGGTCACGGCGGCGAACGCTCAAACCTCGCCTTATCAGCAGCCAGCACAGCAGCGGTCTCAGAACGTTGCCGCGACGCCGCAGCGTTATCCCCAAGTCGATCAGCCGCAGATCCAACAGACGCAAGCGACCACCGACGCGCGAATTGCTGACAGCCGTGGTCTCGCGAACGGTGGTGTGAACCGGCAACCGAGTTATCAGCCCCTCGACCAGCGTCAGCCGGCAGGACAGCTCGGCCAACCCATTGCTCCCGGAGTACAGCAGGCAGTCCAAGCGCCGCCACAGCAAGCTCCGCCGTTTCAGTTGACGGACGTCGAGCGGCAATTCGTCCGGCAGATTCTTGAGATGTGGGAGAATCGCAGCAACGAGGTCAAGACGTTCAACGCCGACTTCGTTCGTTGGGAATACAATCACGCCTTTGGCGGAGTCGACCGTGCGATGACGCAAAGCGACGGTCAGCTCACTTACTCGAAGCCCGACAAGGGGAGCTTCTACATCAAGAAGATTCACCGTTGGGTTGCCGAGGTTCCAAAGAATACCGCCAAGGATGCACCCGGAAACTGGGTCGAACAGAAAAACGAAGTTGGAGAGCATTGGGTTTGTGACGGCAAAGCCATCTACGAATACGTCCAACGCGCCAAGGAGCTGCGCGTCCAGTCGATTCCCCCAGAGATGCGTGGCGAAGCGATCGTCAACGGTCCGTTGCCGTTCTTGTTTGGAGCAAAGGCAGATGATTTGGAGCGGCGCTATTGGATTCGCTCCAAGCAGTCGGATCCTGAAACGATTTGGCTGGAGGCTTACCCCCGATGGCAAGCCGATGCCGCGAACTACCGCATGGTGGACGTCATGCTTGATCGCAAGACCATGCTTCCTAAAGCGATCCAGGTGCACGAGCCCAACGGGCAGAGCCGTAGCGCTTATATGTTTAAGTCGCCGACGATCAACGGCAAGCTGGATGGCCTGCTTGGTAACATCTTCAGCGCCCCGCGGACTCCACTCGGCTGGAAACGTGTGGTCGAGCCAGCCCCAGCAGCAGCTCAAGGCTCGCTGCCCCAAGCCAAGCAATCGCAAGCGATCCAACGCTGA
- the rsgA gene encoding ribosome small subunit-dependent GTPase A: MTDAKLRTLGWKPYFEQQLPPEDDPPFVVARVSAHFGSQLLMLGEADEFRIPIQLAESCGDIAVGDWLVLDAENHRVLQLLERQTLLYRKAAGEEVKPQMIAANIDTIFIVCSCNEDFNLSRIERYLALTLQAGATPVVVLTKADLCDNATELRQQTERLHPGLLVETIDARQRSEVEILLPWCGAGQTVALLGSSGVGKSTMANALGARGIGDEELATGGIREHDGKGRHTTTWRSLHLLPSGGVLVDNPGMRELQLPACEEGISDLFEDVLQIAEGCRFNDCAHEGDAGCAVEAAIESGELDQRRYQSFMKLSREQARNSQSLAERREKDRQRGKLYKSIIGAKKKQRGGQN; this comes from the coding sequence ATGACCGACGCAAAGCTTCGCACGCTCGGCTGGAAGCCTTACTTCGAGCAACAACTGCCGCCAGAGGATGACCCTCCGTTTGTGGTTGCGAGAGTTTCCGCGCACTTTGGCAGCCAACTCCTCATGCTGGGCGAGGCGGACGAGTTTCGGATTCCGATTCAACTTGCAGAGTCATGCGGTGACATCGCCGTGGGGGATTGGCTCGTTCTCGACGCTGAGAATCACCGCGTGCTGCAACTCCTCGAGCGGCAAACATTGCTCTACCGCAAAGCTGCGGGTGAGGAAGTGAAGCCGCAGATGATCGCGGCGAATATCGATACGATCTTCATCGTTTGTTCCTGCAATGAAGACTTCAACCTCTCACGCATTGAACGCTATCTTGCACTGACCCTGCAAGCGGGTGCCACACCCGTGGTCGTTCTCACAAAAGCCGACCTCTGCGACAACGCTACTGAATTACGTCAACAGACCGAGCGGCTTCACCCTGGGCTGCTCGTCGAAACGATCGATGCTCGTCAGAGGAGCGAAGTCGAGATCCTCCTCCCCTGGTGCGGTGCCGGTCAGACGGTCGCGCTACTGGGCTCGTCCGGGGTCGGAAAATCAACGATGGCCAACGCGCTGGGTGCACGGGGCATCGGCGATGAAGAATTGGCCACCGGCGGTATTCGCGAGCACGACGGCAAGGGCCGGCACACGACCACCTGGCGGTCGCTCCACCTGCTGCCCAGCGGTGGCGTGCTTGTCGACAACCCTGGCATGAGAGAGCTGCAACTGCCTGCCTGCGAAGAGGGGATCAGCGACCTCTTCGAGGATGTGCTGCAAATCGCCGAAGGTTGCCGTTTCAACGACTGCGCGCATGAAGGGGACGCCGGGTGTGCAGTCGAGGCGGCTATCGAGTCAGGCGAACTCGACCAGCGGCGTTATCAAAGCTTCATGAAGCTCAGCCGCGAACAGGCTCGGAACTCTCAGTCACTTGCCGAGCGACGCGAGAAGGACCGACAGCGGGGGAAGCTGTACAAGTCGATTATCGGTGCGAAGAAAAAGCAGCGGGGTGGACAGAACTAG